The DNA segment ttctgtaaaGTGACGCAACGCCATGTAAGATGACTGATGGATATATTTTCCATTTGCAACAGCTTTCTATGTGTGCTTTGATTACTGTAAACATGTCTGACTCtgggacaaataaataaataaatcaaaatcaacCATTATTGGAGGAAAAAGCTTTCTTTAGAACATATTCCTTACATAGCACCAGTTAAATGAACGCAGTTATCATTATTCAAGTAATAAATACATTCTTTCATGTCACAGTAAACATTTATTTCTTTGAGAGGAAAACAGCACCAGGTGTCAAAAGTATAGGTCTTTTTTATCCAGATAAAGCTTTAGATCTCAGCTGTTTGCATCTGATGCATCTCAGTTCCTCTTTCTTCTTATAAACTCAGCTCTGTGTCCTCTCTCAGCTCTTCTTCACATTTGTTCCCACACACTGGAGGTCCATCATGAGGAGGGCTCTCTGAAGAGTCACTAACAGAGATCCCTGGTGACGACAGCGCCATGATGATCCTCGTCTTCTGCCGTGCCGTAGAATGCGTCATGTCGTCTGCAGCTTTTAAATGATGATGCAAAGTACATTTGCTGGGCTTGAATACAACCCGCGGCCTGAGGTTCTTACTCCTGACAGTCTGTACgatggtgctgctgctgtgtaaaTGTAAAGGCCCCTGCATTGACAGAGAGCTTTGATGGAAAGGTGAGGCAGCAGTGGAGGTAGAAGTGGAGGTGTTGGGGTGCTCGTCAGACTTTGAACTACCCCTTCCTTCACTGCTCGCGGAGACATTCACATTATCAAGGGGCACAACTTTGCCCTCTGTCCCTGACTTAAATTGTCTGGCTTGAGTCTTTTTGGTGCTTTTTTGGTTGAGGTCACTGTTTGTGTTGCTCTTGCTCCAGGCCAGCACTGAATCAGGAGGGAAAACTCCATTGTAAAGCAGCACAAAGTCCCTCTGACTGGCCAAAGGAAGAATCCTCTGCTTGAGACGACACTTGCTGAAGATCTCCAGAGTTAAATCTAGAGCATGAAGGAGTGACAGCAGATATTACCAACATATTATGTTGGGCGGTATCACACATCAGCCTGCTGAGCAAACAAATAAGTAGAGCAGCATATTTAATGAAGGGAACTCTGATGCATGCAGAGAAATGATGTGAGAACATTATAAActgttagtaaaaaaaaaaacaaaaaaaaaactgttgtgtgtgcgtgtgatcAGCTCTGTTAATGTGCGCTCACCCAGTGTCTCAGCAACAGTGCTGGGTATCACCTCCTTCAGCACTTCACAGTTCGTGTGAAGAGCTGGGTTACAGTTCATTTCCAACAGCCACACCTATTTCATACACATGAAAACGCATTTAGTCCCAAACCGCGCAAACTCTGACCAACATTCAGATACTCAGCAGTGTCTCACCCACCTTGAAGTTCTCGTCAATCATGAAGTCACAGCCGATCAAGTCAAAGAGGCCCAGTCGACGGTCTAACTTGGATTTGACTGCCAAGAAACACTGCGTCATGATCTGCTGCATGCGCTTCtgatgcatgaaaaaaaacaacagttggTCAAATTAGGCGTCAGAGTCTAAGTGGCATACATCATAGCAGTTcttccagcagccattttaGATGTCTGCAGCTCTCAGCAACAATATCTGAGAATGTGTAGTTAGATATCTtcaatgatttatttttctactcTTTTCAAATGATTTGATCATTTATAAATGGCCTAATTCTGAAACATTTCGCTGCATTCttgattttttggccacttgggggtaTCAGAACAAGGTATACACCAGGTATAAATACATCATTGACTGTTTGCTGTTATGTGCCGAGCACGGAACGTACAGTGGGTTTTAAGGTGAAAACAgctacctgctgctgctggaaccAAGGCTGATGGGAGATATATCTGTGGGTCAGACaaccaaaacaacaactgaTATTCCCCTGGGatcattttaaagtattttacaACAGAATCCCCAGTGCAGGGTTTGTAATGAATGTAAGTGAGCACTGTGCAGGAAGAAGTGgacacactatgacttttttctaacctactatacaatgacttttttttaaggtcATGTCTTaagacatactacactatgaatTTTGAATAACTtgttgacttttttaatgactttaaataacatactttttttttgataaaatactatttttaagacgtactgtactatgactttttaatgactttgtcatgacatactatactatgatttttggattgctttatttttacatactatactttttCCATGACTTTCATGACATATGTATTATTACTTTttctatgtctttttttttaacaaactataattttaatttttaatgacatagCCTACTGTACTGACTTTTAAATGCCTTTTATAACGTACTGTATTATGCCTTTTATGggtttttaaatgatttataatataacatactatactatgacttatatggatttaaaaaaaaaaagaaactatattttttaatggcatactgtactatgacatttttaatgaattcTTCATGAGACACCATACCATGAcctgttttttcaaaatgattttaaatgatgaatttttttttatgaaatactaTACAGTGACTTTTTCAAcggcttttttaatgacaaattatagtatgactttttaacGACTTTCtcatgacataccatactatgacttttagaatatatatttttaaattacacACTATATTTTAAggcatactacactatgactttttaattactttttaattacATGCTATACAAGGACTGTTATGACCTATGACTATActagacttttttaatgattttatacGACATGCcataatgactttttaatgacatttttatgtcatactatgctatgaggtttttttttatgatttatggCATATtctcctatgacttttttttattacttctttgtggcatattatactatggattttttaacttcttttttaatgacataccgAACAAAAGCATACTTTAGTCCTGCCATGACttctttattacatttttttacaaCTTGCTGTGTCATGAAATATTGACATTTCTATggcatacaatactatgacatttttattgtgacattttttgtgacattcTATGTTGTGGACCAAAAGGAGAGCTTGTCAGACAGCTGGGAACTATCGtcagctgtttatatctattaGTAGAGTGTAGACCCCGCTCACCTTAGCATCACTTCGCTGTTTAGCtttaaatattacaaaaaataagGTCACAGATTATAATAACTATGCTTCGCAGTCTTGACTAAACTAGTATCTGGTCTAGCCACCATCTGAACAAGTGCTGATTCTCTTTCTTTTGAATCCAGATTTGGAGCATAAATGCATTCTCGTTaaatgtgtttactgctaaACTGGAAATTAGGCTACTGTCATTTGGTGTTAATTTTATGCACTTTATAAGATCACAGCAGTAAAACTAGTCAAAGTCAATACATGTAGTTGTACATTATTTTTCAGGGCGATTTGATACTTTATGAATATTGGGGGAGACTTGTTCTGTAAGCTTTGTAGTATATTCACCAATAAGAAGCTATAATTCTAAGTGAAGTATTTAGATGTAATATttattagtgcagctttaagctTGTTACTGTATCTCACTAACTCACTAATATCTTACCAGCTAACACATTACCTGACAAAGGGTAAGTTTAAAAATCACGTTAAGGAAATATTAAGCTGCACTTGTAGCAGTGTTAGTGCAGTAACATAAGTTGCAATATCACTGTAAAGAAGTTTTTATCACATTCCAGTAGGCCTACATTAGTACTGCACTTCCATAAAATCTGGGGAACTGCAAGTGTTTGgaaaggacagaaaaaaaatcaaagcaacAGAACACAAGATATATGCTGACTTTTAGGCTGTAATTTGATTTCATTTCCAAAAATACTAAATCCTACACTTCCTATGATGTAACTCCATGACTTTTAAATCAACTTTGACATAAAATATTTGTGGAGGGCccttttaattcattcattcatttattttaattcatgtaTGATTAATAATAAAGTCATGATGTGTTGAATTCTTATTCTTATAAATCTAATGATGTAAGTTTTTAATGTCTACACAGACAGGCTTTACTAAGATTAGGTTCTTTAACTGTAAACAGTATGAAAGGTCTCACTTGGACTCTGTTAAACCAAACAACCACACTGTGGTTTGTATACACTGAAATATATGTCACTATCAGAGTTTGAGGTTTCATGGGAACAGGTGCAACCCAAAAATGATTCAAATGTACACACTGTACCTTTCTATGTACTGTAAGAGGCACTATGGAtgaaaatatagaaatatattaTAATAACATGATGTATCCTCGGACAGGAATGAGATCATCCGAGTCTAACCACTACCTCAATTAGCTGCAAACGCCAACAACCATCATTATAATGGTAATTGGTCCCCGAGAGCtacaacacacagcagcactcaCTGCAAAGGTGCCCAGCACCCAGTCCCTGGGCAGACCCATGGCAACCTGAAACCTGTCGTTGACGTAGGTGTTGAAGCTCTCCATGGACCACACGGTATCCTCCTTTAACTGGCTGTACAGAGGGTTCTTCTTCTGCATGTACTGGAGATGGACACCAGGGGGACCAGAGACACACAAAGCAGTCAGCAGGAGCAGAGAGACAGTTCGTGCCACAGCTAATGCCACCTCTTGGGAAATTACAAGAGTAATGcaaagaaggaagggaggaaaatATCTCTCCGCTATTATCATGAATGAATTgtccttttttaatttgtgttaaaCAGGAATCTACATAGCAAACATTAGGCCTTAAACAGCCTAAACAGTTAacttttacatgaagtattCTCCACTGGAAGTCAAACCCAGAGTTTCAAAATCAGGCCTTTGTGCCTAGCTGGTGAATGAATGACAGGGTGCCTTTTAACTCCGAAAATGAACAGTCATCTAATAATTTCACCCACACAATACTGTACTGTAccaaaggaaaacaacaaaactgcttGTTCACACCCAGTGCTTCATTTTATTCAGTGCATTCAGTGGTTTCTATTATTTCACTCAATCTCACTGGTATATCTTTATCTATAAAGCCATTTTGGACAGACTCCCCGGTTACTTATAGGTGAGTACCTATGCCAAAAACTTCACAACCCTCTCATGGGTTGTGATCCCAGGACATTATCACCATGACTGTCCCGAGAGTTCGGACTGAGATGGGCAAAAAGGCTTTCATGTACTCTGCCCTCACAACATGGAACATTCTACAAAACACACTAAAACTAAGGACAGAATCACAATAAATGAATTCAAATGTGCTGTAAAGGCACCTTGAGCTAGTTTGTGTCAACATTTGTTGTCACTGTTGTGGCTATTGctcttgttgatgtttttgttatcttgttGTGCGTCGTAGCCTTTATGTCGTTTTCAGGAATCTGCGTTGCTGCCTTTCTTGGCCAGGattctcttgtaaaagagattttaatctcaatgagtctatcacctggttaaataaaggttaagaATGTCTGACTGGGAAATAAAAATGGACTGAACGAGCTGTGTGTAGGGACTGTTTAGTGTTTCAGTGCTGATAACCCAGTAACCGCAAATAACGGGATATCttctaaagtgtaaaaaaaatctacatgaTTTGTTTAGCTCTGACTGCTGAAGCCTTTTATCAGCTTCAGATATATATTTGAACAACTGTCACTTACACTGAAAGCTTTAAAAGGCCGGTATGAACAGCAGAAGTGATTACAGCCAGCAAAACCTATTTTAATGCTCATATGGACACATGACTACTGTTCTAACACTGACTTCACAAACGGTGAATCTGTCCTTTAAACTTCGGCCAGTTAACCCTGGATATTTTGGCAGAGTTTGACACATATTGAGGTGTACCTGATTGGTCAGGTGGGCAGAGAGGTTGTTGGAGCTGGGGTCATAGAGGTCGCAGGTCAGTCGTACATATCCATGGCGAAAGAAGACCATGTAAGGTGCAGTGCAGGCAATCAGAAGGTAAGAGCGCACATCAAACTTTTTCCCTTTCAGGAGCAGTGGACTCTGGATGTAACTGGGGGCAAAATGACAGTTGACTTTCAGGACAATTTCTCAAGTTGTCATTTGTCAACAAGAAGATGCTGCCTTTTTGGAGCCATAAAATGTGACATGCTATTCATTTTAACAACCCAATAGTTACGTATGTTCACCCACTGCTGAACAATGCGAGCCTGAGGCTGGCGGTGGTGCGTCTTCCTGTTGGTCTGGCTGTCTTCTGAGTGCTGCAGCTTCAGTTTGAAGGCGTCGATGTCCTCTTGGCTCTTCAGCAGAAAGATGCCTCTGCCCTGGTTCAGACCCGTAGGCTTACAGATCCACATGTGACTCTCATCATTGCTCACACCTGGTAACAGTCATTAAGTTGTGAGTAGTGCTGAATCTGAATTTCACTCCATAACTGTGTCCTAAACATCCCACAAGGCAATTCTTCACCTTTTGTAATTGTGTTTTCTAGATTtgtatgctactttatactacACCAATACATTTTAGAGAGAAACACTTTAACTTTTTACTCCATTTATATGATGGCTGTAGTTACTAGATGCTTTGAATATAAATAAAGCATATAAAATCATATGATCAACCTATAAAATATGCTGCATTGTTATCAGTCAAGCTACCCAAGTATACAAAGTAGCTAAAATTAGCTTTGCCTCAAGTagctaaaacattaaaatgttactTACATGTTGATGCATCagtaacaataatgaaataatatcaTGTGACACTCTAACAGGAGCTATTATACTCTATAATGAGTACTTTTGCAgctgtacttcctccaccaccgaCATTACTTGacagtactactactactgcttttccagcagagtTTTACACATGCTGtgatcagtttttaaaatgtttctgcttGTATAACTGTTCCGATGTGTCTTTTTCTCTCGTCTTCCTTTTCATGGATTCATCCGTCACCCAGAGATCTCAGCcagctgtctgtcttccccTGTTTACTTAGTGATAACCATGTTTGCCATACCCCGCACACCACTTATCATaattctgtgtgtctgtatcacCACAAACATTACAGGAACCAGGGTATTGTTTCATTCCCAGTTGGTAAAATTgaggaaaaatgtttttcagttttaataTTAAATGTATTTCCTTTGTGTCAGGCCAGCTTTACATCCACATCCTGTCGAGCGTTTctccttgtgtttgtgtctcagcCCTGCCCTCTACTGACTCATCTCTATGGTAACAGCATGTTCCCCTGGTGATTTAATCAGGGCCTTATGGGAGGTGAAGTGGATTATTTTCCAACGTCCTCAACCTCTTGATTAAACAATCACCAAGGCAACAGTTGTCTTAACACCGCCAAGCACAAACTATTCTGTTTCTTGTCATTACCGGATAAATGACAGGTCAAATTTGACTGATCTTATCTTAAACTGGAGCCTCCTCATCAAACACAAATCCAGTTGAATCAGTGTTCGTTGGGTTATTGTTGCATGTATTTTACCCTCCTGCTGGGCAAAGAAAGCCTCCCTTTCTTCCCTCACATCCATGCGGAAGGTAGTGGGAATAAACTCTTCCATTTTCAGCCTCCTGTGAAGAACAACACAACAAGGAGGAAGTGCACGTGAATGGCTGTTTTCTCAGCTGTTTGAACCTGCTTGTGTCATACACTGAAAATCAAAACTGTGAGAAAATGACTTCAGATCACTTTATGTTTAAACCACAAAGTCATTGAGTGCTTAAAGGACCatacctgtgtgtttacatgtttttttatctattcaaaaataaatcataCTCTAGATTACTGCTGAGCACTTTTCAAAGCATGCTGTCATCTTGTACGTGTGTAATCGCGTACCTTTTTGACAGCCATGTTTGTCTATTAATGTATTTAACTACAGTAGAGAGCTTACTTGGGTTTGATAATACATTGCAATGATTATCATATTTGCTTTTAATATTTCACAGTAACATAATCATTCAGTGGTAGGACATTTGCACCATGAGTGCAAGTTGATTTCATATCTCATATATAATGTTTACTGTAATGCACTGACGCAAGAAAGTTTTATATCTCTAAAAAGTTGATTTACCAAAAgagtaaaaggaaaaacacattCAGGAATTTAAATGAATCAATACACTTGTAAATTTTCAAAGATGCTGTATGCTGGATTTGTTGCATATGGCTACAGTATTACTACTAATTTGGTCCATTGTAAGTATTGCATATCTAACacgaaaatgtattttttcagcTTTAGTTTAAGTTTTTTATACAGagaataatattatattattttgtatatatatttattttgtaagttATGATATATAGGCCAAAATTcacaatataaatacaaatgtaatataactataaataaactaagcagttattttaataattgtTGCAAaggagtttttattttttctaagtgGAATCTGCTTGCACTGTACGTGAGAGAGCAGTTTACAAAACATTCGGGGTCATTTAATCCAGTATAAGTAACATTACTTGTTGGGTACAGTTACTGGAATACTGTATacatgtgtttatgtatgtacatgaatacacatacagtacagcatactgtatgcacaaaaaatgtagatgtggtatatgtgtgttgTATTACAATTATCCTGTGCAATTATCAATCATGAGCATACAGTTTCTTTATGAGTGAAAAGTGTAAATAGcgtttatattattttatttatttattttgcctttttttcattcatttcatttcactttcatttaTCAGTCAGTCACTTTTCCGTGTCCTTGCTTTTGACTCTTCAGCTGCTTCAGGACTTCCCCAGTGTGGGTTATTAAAGTTTGTCTTATCTTACATCAAAGCATATTCACTACTGTACTGCTACTTTACTCTGTtaagttttcttcttcttcttcttatatTGTTGAGGCCTAACAAACATGCTCAATGCATTTCCTACCTTAAATATCTACAAATTATTCTTTTATAGCTTTAATTCTGCATTGTCCACATCAGTGTTTGCTAGCTAGCAGTTTTCTTCCTGACCTTTGCTGAGGCACTGCTACATCTCTTGGCACTTTACAGCCACCAGCTGTTTGTTAATGGAATAGTGTGAAACCTTTGACAAGAATGTGTATACAGTAGTTTTGGGCATGCATGTACTTGTCCTAGTCAGTGTTATTATAGTCTTGTTTTTaccttagtttttattttatttcatttttaaattaagtttagttttagtttccaGAGTGCCTTGCCTTGTTTCACTTTAGTTTAAAATGCTTAAAGTGATTAGTTTAATTACTTTCAgtatttgttttagttttgtttttttaaataaaatgtcagatgCAGTTGACGCACAGTCATGTATACATCCCAGTCTCCGTAAACATTTGCACCAATGCATCAATATGCTTGCTGTGTTGACAAATTTGACCATAttaaaaaagactaaaactaaagacatttcctgtggatttttatttaattttaattagcTTTGTAAGTGTAGTTTACATTTCTATTTCACTTGACTACATTATTTTTCAGGTGAAGATTTTAAAAGAATCAGGTTGTAAAACATTATAACTGTATTCACGTACTGTCAATATGTAACCACTGGAATAGTTTATATAACTGTCACACATAATGCTCGATACCAAGCTTGTGTGATTCAGGTGGGAGGTCTGATTTCTAATGATGCCGTTTGCCCGTTTATTAAATAGTATCACAGGCTGATATGTCTTTCAGTCAGTATTTGCAGAGCCGGGACTCTATTGAACACCCATGATGGCACCAGATTGTTGCCAGGAGATTTGTGACACAACTATAAATTCTGTAAAGGAAAATAGCTGTTATATCTGTCtgcttttcacacacacaacctccGTCCTCGACCGTGGCTGACTTTGCTGCTGACTCGCTCATACTCCCGCAGACTGCTGAGGAGGCCGATCTTGGTGGTGAGCACCTTGTTGTTGGGAATCTGATACACCAACTGTTCACCTGGGAACAACACATGAGGATTACAAGTTTTCTTTCTGTGAACTGAAAGCAATAAAGCTCTTTTTCTACTAAAAGCAAAATGAGATTtccaattttatttaattttctatgGCATCTCTTTAAGACAggcaacatttttacagtttataGTAGAACACAGCATACAGATTATGTCTTGTGATTAATATAGTACTTGACCTTCCCTGAAGTTACAGTAGTTGGCTGGCGATTTGGTCTCACACCACTTGAGTTTGAAATCCTCCCTGTGCTTGTTGTAAATCCTCTTCCATCCTTTGCTTTCACAGTAACCTCTCACTCTAAAGGAACAGTCCCAAAGGAAATCAATCACACTTCTGCTTAATTACACAACAATCAAGAGGTCAGGTGTCACATGTAAAACTAGGGTTCAACCCAAAACAAAATGGTGGATAATTTTTTTCTCCTAGTGTGAGAGCAAATGTCTCCAACACCTTTCTTAAGCTTTTTATTTGTACTTAAAATCCAacacattattttatatttctctaCTTACATTTCAGCTCCGTTAGCTCCTCCAAAGAAGTAGAAGGGCCCAGGCCCCCGGGGCTCCTCGACCTGCTGCTGCATGTCCCTGTCTGGGAATGAGAAGGTCGACAAGTCCCTGGGGAAGGACCTCCGGAGGTATGGCTCCACCAGACCCGCACCTGATACTTttacacgcacaaacacacagaaatcacacagtcacagtcattTATACtcacacaaacatatacagtAAGTTCACTATGCACATGTAGACTGTGTTTTTGAATTGTATTTTGTTATGCTGCAACAAAGGCTCAACATATGGAAAGAATAACAAACTACATCACACTTGATTATCCACTTCTCCCTCCACACACCTGACCCTCTATCCCGGCTTTCCTGGTTGACAATCACATGGGAaaacctctctctcttttcccgAGTCTGCGTCTCCTCCCTCTGGGCCTGCTCCAGTCCACCTTCTAATGTCACTTCCTGCATGCCACTATGGTCAGGTGATAAAGGCCGTTCTCTGGGTGGCTCctcctgcctcaggctttctgcGGGCTGACTATCCCCACAGAGaacctccacttcctcctcctccgcttCTTCCCCTTGTTGCCTCTCCAGTCCGGTCTCCTCTGCCTGGCCTTCACCGCAGGGCTCCACCCAGCACTCAGATGACATGACCTTGTGTTGGTGCAGATCGCTGGCAATGGCTAAAAATGCTCCAACATGGGAGGACAGGTGGGCCCTTTTTTGGTTTGTAGTGACACTGTAGTCAGAAATTCAGACCAGCAGTGAGGTGTGTTTGCACTGAAGATTTGTGGCAGTATGAAAGGAATAAAACAAGGGAAGCTGTTTACCCCTCATCAAAAGTTCATGTACATGTCTGCTGGTAACATTATATTATTTTCATCAGCCATGCTGACATCATGGCTCTAGGGATAGCTGTGTCAGTCTCTTGGCAGGTCGTTCAGACTGAAAATGTgtcaacaactactggatgggTTGTAATGAGAAGTTTTACAGGTATTCATGGTCCCTGTGGGATTAATCCTAATGACTGTGGTGACTCCCTGACTTTACTCTGGTGGTCATCCTTTTCAGAATTTGTCcaatattttgaaagaaatgtctgcaaaactaatgacattcccaccATCcttagctgtactttgtgtttgggCTAATTGCATTAGCCTTACAGCATTACATCAGCATGTAAATGTGGCATGAtgagcatattagcatgctgatgttagtaTTTGGCTCACAGCACCTCTGTaactaagtacagcctcacagagggGCTGATGTAACAGTCATTTTATTCAGAGGTAACCCCTTGACCTTTTGTTTAACACCAAGCACTCAAACTTTGCACCTGATCATCACTTTGGCCCATGGACAGTTGGGCCAAAGTAGTCCCCAGAGTCGTGGTCTTTTTCTTCTAGCAACAACATCAGCCAAAAATGTCGAAATTTCATTTTCTAACAGGCAGATTGCAATGAAATCCATCACCTTTTACCTTTTTATCAGAAGAAcccttaaatgttaaatgtaactACTGAAATGTTTGGTTTAGTTTAATGACCATTTCATCCTTTAGGGTTTGCTAGCACCGTTTATTGGGTTTATACTTTGAGCTTTTTTAtcagtattattattttgtctGTATAGTTCAAACTTAAATTACATTTAGCAGACttgaaaaatacaataaaagataaaaaagaagTGTGATGATGTGCTATCAGAATAAATGTGTTGTTTAGTATTAGAAAACAGGAGCTGAACTGTGACCATATTGTAGCTACAGTTACAGTACAAGCAAAGGGGTTTACCTGTACCTCCAGTGTCACCCACAAGGACAGCCAAACTCCATGAAAACCTACTCAGCCTGTTCTTCCACCATGTGCACTCAACCTTGCAGTCCAACGGTAAGGCCCAGGCAAACAGCAAACCTACAGACTGAAGGACAGGCTTGGCGGAGGCGGAATCACATGGTCTCTCAGCAGTTTAGCCCACTCTAACCAGCCATAGTCTGTCACACCGCAAGTAAGGAAACCCACTAGACCAATGTAAACAATCACCGGTTACTCGGGTAATGGGAACTTAGCAACAGTTGCCACTCCTGGATTGAATCttacaacaacagcagctcaagACAAACTAACTACTCAAGATTATGTATCCCACACCTA comes from the Epinephelus lanceolatus isolate andai-2023 chromosome 8, ASM4190304v1, whole genome shotgun sequence genome and includes:
- the ttll10 gene encoding protein polyglycylase TTLL10; amino-acid sequence: MSSECWVEPCGEGQAEETGLERQQGEEAEEEEVEVLCGDSQPAESLRQEEPPRERPLSPDHSGMQEVTLEGGLEQAQREETQTREKRERFSHVIVNQESRDRGSVSGAGLVEPYLRRSFPRDLSTFSFPDRDMQQQVEEPRGPGPFYFFGGANGAEIVRGYCESKGWKRIYNKHREDFKLKWCETKSPANYCNFREGEQLVYQIPNNKVLTTKIGLLSSLREYERVSSKVSHGRGRRRLKMEEFIPTTFRMDVREEREAFFAQQEGVSNDESHMWICKPTGLNQGRGIFLLKSQEDIDAFKLKLQHSEDSQTNRKTHHRQPQARIVQHYIQSPLLLKGKKFDVRSYLLIACTAPYMVFFRHGYVRLTCDLYDPSSNNLSAHLTNQYMQKKNPLYSQLKEDTVWSMESFNTYVNDRFQVAMGLPRDWVLGTFAKRMQQIMTQCFLAVKSKLDRRLGLFDLIGCDFMIDENFKVWLLEMNCNPALHTNCEVLKEVIPSTVAETLDLTLEIFSKCRLKQRILPLASQRDFVLLYNGVFPPDSVLAWSKSNTNSDLNQKSTKKTQARQFKSGTEGKVVPLDNVNVSASSEGRGSSKSDEHPNTSTSTSTAASPFHQSSLSMQGPLHLHSSSTIVQTVRSKNLRPRVVFKPSKCTLHHHLKAADDMTHSTARQKTRIIMALSSPGISVSDSSESPPHDGPPVCGNKCEEELREDTELSL